From the genome of Lutzomyia longipalpis isolate SR_M1_2022 chromosome 2, ASM2433408v1, one region includes:
- the LOC129791457 gene encoding UPF0430 protein CG31712 isoform X1 translates to MGRSRSRSPKHRRKSSKHRKHSKSRESSKSRKRSLSVSSDSSSEMTSHKSHRKRSKEIDRLAEMERQRRQKDAEQRVIEEEAAKRIELLVKKRVEEELEKRKDEIEQEVTRRVEAAKKEMEREMMLELEKRREKAREEERKREEDERKKREELENILAENNRKIEEAQKKLAEDRLAIIEEQRKMHEERQRMRKEQEKRAKEEQKMILGKNNSRPKLSFSLKPGVS, encoded by the exons ATGGGCAGATCCCGGAGTAGATCACCAAAGCACCGACGGAAGAGTAGTAAACACAGGAAACACAGTAAATCACGGGAAAGCTCCAAGTCAAG GAAGCGTTCTCTGTCTGTTTCCTCCGACAGTAGTAGTGAAATGACATCCCACAAGAGTCACCGGAAACGCAGCAAGGAGATTGATCGGCTGGCGGAAATGGAACGCCAGCGGCGACAGAAAGATGCAGAGCAGAGG GTGATTGAGGAAGAGGCTGCCAAGAGGATAGAGCTTCTTGTGAAGAAACGCGTTGAGGAGGAGCTGGAGAAGAGGAAGGATGAAATTGAGCAAGAAGTCACGAGGCGCGTAGAGGCAGCCAAGAAAGAAATGGAGCGAGAGATGATGCTAGAGCTGGAGAAACGAAGGGAGAAGGCTCGCGAAGAAGAGCGGAAACGAGAG GAGGATGAGAGGAAAAAACGTGAGGAACTGGAAAACATCTTAGCggaaaataatcgaaaaattGAGGAAGCACAGAAGAAACTC GCTGAAGATCGACTAGCGATTATTGAAGAACAGAGAAAAATGCACGAAGAACGGCAACGGATGCGCAAAGAGCAGGAGAAACGAGCAAAGGAAGAGCAGAAAATGATTTTGggcaaaaataattcaagaccaaaattatcattttcacTCAAACCCGGTGTCTCGTGA
- the LOC129791457 gene encoding UPF0430 protein CG31712 isoform X2 — translation MGRSRSRSPKHRRKSSKHRKHSKSRESSKSRKRSLSVSSDSSSEMTSHKSHRKRSKEIDRLAEMERQRRQKDAEQRVIEEEAAKRIELLVKKRVEEELEKRKDEIEQEVTRRVEAAKKEMEREMMLELEKRREKAREEERKREIFRELAVLYKNAFKIHKLKKKNRILPTLKYSRKLQIQSRSSKTPNTQISMKLLLKETEKCDN, via the exons ATGGGCAGATCCCGGAGTAGATCACCAAAGCACCGACGGAAGAGTAGTAAACACAGGAAACACAGTAAATCACGGGAAAGCTCCAAGTCAAG GAAGCGTTCTCTGTCTGTTTCCTCCGACAGTAGTAGTGAAATGACATCCCACAAGAGTCACCGGAAACGCAGCAAGGAGATTGATCGGCTGGCGGAAATGGAACGCCAGCGGCGACAGAAAGATGCAGAGCAGAGG GTGATTGAGGAAGAGGCTGCCAAGAGGATAGAGCTTCTTGTGAAGAAACGCGTTGAGGAGGAGCTGGAGAAGAGGAAGGATGAAATTGAGCAAGAAGTCACGAGGCGCGTAGAGGCAGCCAAGAAAGAAATGGAGCGAGAGATGATGCTAGAGCTGGAGAAACGAAGGGAGAAGGCTCGCGAAGAAGAGCGGAAACGAGAG atttttagagAACTTGCAGTGCTATATAAAAATGcctttaaaattcacaaattaaaaaaaaaaaacagaattttacCTACTCTGAAATATTCgcgaaaattgcaaattcagtCGAGAAGCAGCAAAACTCCAAACACAcaaatctcaatgaaattaCTTCTCAAAGAGACAGAAAAGTGTgacaattga
- the LOC129791456 gene encoding tubulin glycylase 3A-like: MSDPKTPSRREIFPRTTRKPDTSRSFTPKIPSIRVIKSHNVAKRRPESPLESSSDDGEEEVPLRRRKELPAGLFCTGFSDSTCQCNNLETLPVRTKLPGESRRCISTERLNELRKRAQEAQRNHRVFTIRGCFYTVRKALLQRGWVEKLDVHRRASMPCNITIEDMLHQLPSRRAGESRRQYLIKCERNILSRFLEYTPVDFLWTARKEKADWIDMARNPALLINKFHKVPFTTKEGLCSSLRDFHWFYEDGIAETYYPRCFNVWNPDELNDFIDDFRLTGCMGLLKWLAQTYREQGLPAVASSTGTVPITCVHFAVKRCREFVDFCQHRDIDCPDENLKIWEHDWDVFLTHHYLVTHENAKLLDTEGDPVDSYISLVEKLLRDVEHFWPQYGADGFRNIWIVKPGNRCRGRGILLMNNIKKIISLVNPPTITKTRYVVQKYMERPLTIHNTKFDIRQWFLITSVQPLVIWMYKESYLRFSSQEYNLLNYHESVHLTNHAIQKKYVNGHRDERLPQENMWDCHTFQAYLRMIGKLELWEERIYPGMQRAIIGSMLASQDNMDRRPNTFELFGADFMVSEDFYPWLIEINSSPDLGSTTSVTARLCPQCLEDTVKVIIDRRNDAKADTGAFELIYRQTIPPAPAYMGLNLFLKGQQLLTKGTSSRRQPESSKLREDLRIIPRPIRTPNPQPAANSGIVTTQGPFIMDLMDCLNLKPHQQVAPKTRKTSPSAILKKTSKTSRGTQSSSTRVNSNRKAPQAEQKPPKIDSQRRHASCGPRIVVVQEEQPPTDNTKGTPKEIACIGNRYCPEKLESTSTPTSSRPPIQESTIFKSKSASNIFTKLKSTSSVNQKLLSGGNLSPYRNLTKSSTLGKRDDDNYCSHFFAVGLSLRAWRAKYNKIFNSQKENLPTPLIKSCSPKPHGSNHPKVIPQVPDLKVQE; this comes from the exons ATGAGTGATCCAAAGACGCCCTCGAGGCGTGAAATATTCCCCCGGACGACCCGGAAGCCAGATACATCGCGAAGTTTTACACCAAAAATCCCATCAATTCGTGTAATTAAATCCCACAATGTGGCAAAACGCCGCCCCGAGAGCCCATTGGAGTCATCATCGGACGATGGGGAGGAAGAAGTTCCCCTGAGGAGGCGGAAGGAACTCCCAGCTGGACTTTTCTGTACGGGATTCTCCGATTCCACATGCCAGTGCAATAATCTCGAAACACTCCCTGTGCGCACAAAACTCCCTGGTGAGTCACGACGATGTATCTCCACGGAGAGACTCAATGAGCTGCGAAAGCGTGCCCAGGAAGCCCAGAGAAATCATCGTGTCTTCACAATTCGCGGGTGCTTCTACACCGTACGTAAGGCACTCCTGCAGCGTGGTTGGGTGGAGAAACTCGATGTTCATCGACGTGCTTCTATGCCGTGCAACATAACAATTGAAGATATGCTCCATCAGCTTCCATCACGTCGTGCTGGTGAATCCCGCAGGCAATATCTCATCAAATGTGAGAGGAATATCTTGTCGAGATTCCTCGAATATACACCAGTGGATTTCCTTTGGACTGCCCGCAAGGAAAAAGCAGATTGGATCGATATGGCACGCAATCCTGCTCTTTTGatcaataaattccacaaagtTCCCTTCACCACAAAGGAGGGTCTCTGCTCAAGCCTTCGGGATTTTCACTGGTTCTACGAGGATGGCATTGCCGAGACATACTACCCAAGGTGCTTCAATGTATGGAATCCCGATGAGTTGAATGATTTTATCGATGATTTCCGCCTCACGGGCTGCATGGGGCTACTCAAGTGGCTTGCTCAGACCTACAGGGAGCAGGGTCTACCAGCTGTAGCCTCATCCACGGGTACTGTCCCCATAACATGTGTTCACTTTGCCGTAAAACGTTGTCGGGAATTTGTGGACTTTTGCCAACATCGCGACATTGATTGCCCGgatgagaatttaaaaatttgggaaCACGACTGGGATGTCTTTCTCACGCATCACTACCTCGTGACACATGAGAATGCCAAGCTTCTGGACACCGAAGGTGATCCAGTTGATTCCTACATTTCACTCGTGGAGAAACTCCTCAGGGATGTTGAGCATTTCTGGCCACAATATGGGGCAGATGGGTTTCGGAATATTTGGATTGTTAAGCCAGGCAATCGTTGTCGTGGTCGTGGAATTCTCCTCAtgaataacattaaaaaaatcatctcactCGTGAATCCTCCGACAATCACTAAGACACGCTACGTTGTACAGAAGTACATGG AACGACCCCTAACCATCCACAACACAAAATTCGACATCAGGCAGTGGTTTCTCATTACCAGTGTTCAACCCCTTGTGATTTGGATGTACAAGGAGAGTTACCTGCGTTTCAGCTCTCAGGAGTACAATCTTCTCAACTACCACGAATCCGTGCACCTCACAAATCACGCAATACAGAAGAAGTACGTCAATGGGCATCGTGATGAGAGACTTCCGCAGGAGAATATGTGGGATTGCCACACATTCCAAGCCTATTTGCGAATGATTGGGAAACTCGAATTGTGGGAGGAGAGAATCTATCCGGGAATGCAGAGGGCCATCATTGGATCAATGCTGGCATCGCAGGACAATATGGATCGCAGACCCAATACATTTGAACTATTTGGAGCGGATTTTATGGTCTCCGAAGATTTCTATCCATGGCTCATTGAGATAAATTCCTCCCCAGATTTAGGATCAACAACTAGTGTCACAGCACGATTGTGCCCGCAGTGCTTGGAAGATACGGTCAaag TGATCATCGATCGAAGAAATGATGCAAAAGCTGATACTGGAGCATTTGAACTAATCTACCGCCAAACAATCCCACCAGCACCTGCCTATATGGGTTTGAATCTCTTCCTAAAGGGTCAACAACTCCTCACTAAAGGAACCTCCTCGAGACGCCAACCAGAGTCATCGAAACTTCGTGAAGATTTGCGAATCATCCCTCGTCCCATTCGTACACCAAATCCCCAACCAGCAGCCAATTCTGGGATTGTTACCACTCAGGGACCCTTTATTATGGATCTAATGGATTGTCTCAATCTTAAACCCCATCAGCAGGTAGCGCcgaaaacaagaaaaacatCCCCATCGGCAATCCTAAAGAAAACTTCCAAGACCAGCCGTGGCACTCAATCATCCAGTACGCGAGTTAACAGCAACCGGAAGGCACCACAAGCTGAACAAAAACCACCCAAAATTGACTCTCAACGTCGTCATGCAAGCTGTGGCCCACGCATTGTGGTTGTGCAGGAAGAACAACCCCCTACGGACAACACGAAGGGAACCCCGAAAGAAATTGCCTGCATTGGAAATCGCTATTGCCCCGAAAAATTGGAATCAACCTCCACTCCTACATCTTCACGACCACCAATCCAGGAGAGTACCATCTTCAAGTCAAAGAGCGCCAGCAATATCTTCACCAAACTCAAAAGCACCTCCTCAGTgaatcaaaagttattaagcGGTGGGAATCTCTCACCATACCGCAATCTGACGAAATCCTCGACGCTGGGAAAGCGCGATGATGATAACTACTGCTCCCACTTCTTTGCCGTGGGACTCAGCTTACGCGCCTGGCGAGCCAAATACAACAAAATCTTCAATTCACAGAAGGAAAACCTACCGACGCCACTTATAAAGAGCTGCAGTCCCAAACCCCATGGAAGTAACCATCCCAAAGTCATACCACAAGTTCCGGATTTGAAAGTTCAGGAGTAA